From a region of the Enterobacter sp. JBIWA008 genome:
- the phnD gene encoding phosphonate ABC transporter substrate-binding protein — protein MSYKAVAALAFTSMFSLSTLLSPAYAQEQEKALNFGIISTESQQNLKPQWEPFLKDMETRLGIKVNAFFAPDYAGIIQGMRFNKVDIAWYGNLSAMEAVDRANGQVFAQTVAADGSPGYWSVLIVNKDSPINNLNDMLAKRKELTFGNGDPNSTSGYLVPGYYVFAKNNASASDFKRTVNASHETNALAVANKQVDVATNNTENLDKLKTSAPDKLKEIKVIWKSPLIPGDPIVWRKNLSESTKDKVYDFFMTYGKTQEEKAVLARLGWAPFRPSSDLQLVPIRQLALFKEMQGVKDNKGLKDEEKTSKVATIQAQLEDLDRLTAALGAMTSVNKAVQ, from the coding sequence ATGAGCTACAAAGCCGTTGCCGCGCTGGCCTTTACCAGCATGTTCAGCCTCAGCACCCTGTTAAGCCCGGCGTATGCACAAGAGCAGGAAAAAGCGCTGAACTTCGGCATTATTTCGACGGAATCACAGCAGAACCTGAAGCCTCAGTGGGAACCGTTCCTGAAAGACATGGAAACCAGGCTGGGGATCAAAGTTAACGCCTTCTTCGCCCCGGACTACGCGGGCATCATCCAGGGGATGCGCTTTAATAAAGTGGACATCGCCTGGTACGGCAACCTCTCCGCCATGGAAGCGGTGGACCGCGCGAACGGCCAGGTCTTTGCCCAGACCGTCGCGGCAGATGGCTCCCCGGGCTACTGGAGCGTGCTGATCGTCAACAAAGACAGCCCGATCAACAACCTCAACGACATGCTCGCCAAACGCAAAGAGCTGACCTTCGGCAACGGCGACCCGAACTCCACCTCCGGTTACCTTGTCCCTGGCTACTACGTCTTCGCCAAAAATAACGCCTCCGCGAGCGACTTCAAACGCACGGTGAACGCCAGCCACGAAACCAACGCCCTGGCCGTGGCCAACAAGCAGGTGGACGTTGCCACCAACAACACCGAGAACCTCGACAAGCTGAAAACCTCAGCGCCGGACAAGCTGAAAGAGATCAAGGTTATCTGGAAATCGCCGCTGATCCCGGGCGACCCGATCGTCTGGCGTAAAAACCTCTCCGAGAGCACCAAGGATAAGGTGTACGACTTCTTTATGACCTATGGCAAAACGCAGGAAGAGAAAGCGGTCCTGGCGCGCCTGGGCTGGGCACCGTTCCGCCCGTCAAGCGACCTGCAGCTGGTCCCGATTCGCCAGCTGGCGCTATTTAAAGAGATGCAGGGCGTGAAGGACAACAAAGGGCTGAAGGACGAGGAGAAGACCAGCAAAGTGGCCACCATTCAGGCCCAGCTGGAAGACCTTGACCGCCTGACCGCCGCGCTCGGCGCGATGACCAGCGTGAATAAAGCGGTGCAGTAA
- the phnG gene encoding phosphonate C-P lyase system protein PhnG codes for MHFDTSTRQRWMRVLAHSQPAALAARMNALSLTPDYDTLRAPEIGLVQIQARMGGTGERFFAGDATLTRAAIRLNSGTLGYSYVLGRDKAHAERCAVIDALLQEQPYFQSLMETLIAPLEAGRAARIAARQAEVNTSRVDFFTLVRGDNA; via the coding sequence ATGCACTTCGACACCTCCACCCGACAGCGCTGGATGCGCGTGCTGGCCCACAGCCAGCCTGCTGCGCTGGCTGCCCGCATGAACGCGCTCAGCCTGACGCCAGACTACGACACCCTTCGCGCTCCGGAGATCGGCCTCGTTCAGATCCAGGCGCGCATGGGCGGCACCGGCGAGCGCTTTTTCGCCGGAGACGCCACCCTCACCCGCGCGGCGATCCGCCTGAACAGCGGCACGCTGGGCTACAGCTACGTGCTGGGGCGCGATAAGGCGCACGCCGAGCGCTGCGCGGTGATCGACGCGCTTTTACAGGAACAACCCTATTTCCAGTCGTTAATGGAAACCCTTATTGCCCCGCTGGAAGCCGGCCGCGCCGCGCGCATTGCCGCACGTCAGGCCGAAGTGAACACCAGCCGGGTCGACTTCTTTACGCTCGTTCGCGGAGACAACGCATGA
- the phnF gene encoding phosphonate metabolism transcriptional regulator PhnF yields MHLSRHPTSYPTRWQEIAAKLEVELRTHYRCGDYLPAEQQLADRYEVNRHTLRRAIDQLVERGWVQRRQGVGVLVLMRPFDYPLNAQARFSQNLLDQGSHPTSEKLLSVLRPASSHVADALGIQEGDNVIHLRTLRRVNGVAVCQIDHYFADLALWPVLQHFSSGSLHDFLQDATGIALKRTQTRISARRAQAKESKVLEIPNMAPLLCVRTLNHRDGEIDATEYSVSLTRADMIEFTMEH; encoded by the coding sequence ATGCACTTATCCAGACATCCGACCAGTTACCCGACCCGCTGGCAAGAGATTGCGGCAAAGCTCGAAGTGGAGCTGCGTACGCACTACCGCTGCGGAGACTATCTGCCCGCGGAGCAGCAGCTTGCCGACCGCTATGAAGTGAACCGCCACACGCTGCGTCGCGCCATTGACCAGCTGGTCGAGCGCGGCTGGGTCCAGCGCCGTCAGGGCGTGGGCGTGCTGGTGCTGATGCGCCCGTTCGACTACCCGCTTAACGCCCAGGCGCGCTTTAGCCAGAACCTGCTGGATCAGGGCAGCCACCCGACCAGCGAAAAGCTGCTCTCGGTATTGCGCCCGGCCTCCAGCCACGTGGCGGACGCGCTGGGTATTCAGGAGGGCGATAACGTCATTCACCTGCGCACCCTGCGCCGCGTCAACGGCGTGGCGGTGTGCCAGATAGACCACTACTTCGCGGATCTCGCCCTCTGGCCCGTGCTACAGCATTTCTCCAGCGGCTCGCTGCATGACTTTCTTCAGGATGCGACAGGCATTGCGCTCAAGCGCACCCAGACGCGCATCAGCGCCCGTCGCGCGCAGGCGAAAGAGAGCAAGGTGCTCGAAATTCCCAATATGGCCCCGCTGCTCTGCGTACGCACCCTCAACCACCGTGACGGCGAGATCGACGCGACGGAATACTCCGTCAGCCTGACCCGCGCCGACATGATCGAATTCACCATGGAGCACTGA
- the phnE gene encoding phosphonate ABC transporter, permease protein PhnE, translating to MQTITLPPPKRSWFSLISWAILLAVLVISWKGAEMDPLLLFKDAGNMATFAADFFPPDFSQWQDYLSEMAVTLQIAVWGTALAVVLSIPFGLMSAENIVPWWVYQPMRRLMDACRAINEMVFAMLFVVAVGLGPFAGVMALFIHTTGVLSKLLSEAVEAIEPGPVEGIRATGANKIEEILYGVLPQVMPLLISYSLYRFESNVRSATVVGMVGAGGIGVTLWEAIRGFQFQQTCALMVLIILTVSLLDFLSQRLRKHFI from the coding sequence ATGCAAACCATCACCCTCCCACCGCCGAAGCGCAGCTGGTTCTCGCTCATAAGCTGGGCCATCCTGCTGGCGGTGCTGGTTATCTCCTGGAAGGGCGCGGAAATGGATCCGCTGCTGCTCTTCAAAGACGCGGGCAACATGGCGACCTTCGCCGCCGACTTCTTCCCGCCGGACTTCAGCCAGTGGCAGGATTACCTCAGCGAAATGGCGGTCACCCTGCAAATCGCCGTCTGGGGCACCGCCCTTGCCGTCGTTCTCTCCATTCCGTTTGGCCTGATGAGCGCTGAAAACATCGTGCCGTGGTGGGTATACCAGCCGATGCGTCGCCTGATGGACGCCTGTCGCGCCATCAATGAAATGGTCTTTGCGATGCTGTTCGTGGTCGCCGTTGGCCTGGGTCCGTTCGCCGGCGTGATGGCGCTGTTCATCCACACCACCGGCGTGCTCTCCAAGCTGCTCTCCGAAGCGGTCGAAGCCATTGAGCCCGGCCCGGTGGAAGGCATCCGCGCGACCGGCGCCAACAAAATCGAAGAGATTCTTTACGGCGTTCTGCCGCAGGTGATGCCGCTGCTTATCTCCTACTCCCTGTACCGCTTTGAGTCCAACGTCCGCTCCGCGACCGTGGTCGGCATGGTGGGCGCCGGCGGGATTGGCGTCACCCTGTGGGAAGCGATTCGCGGTTTTCAGTTCCAGCAAACCTGCGCCCTGATGGTGCTCATCATCCTCACCGTCAGCCTGCTGGATTTCCTCTCTCAACGTTTGCGTAAGCACTTCATCTGA